In one Polaribacter sp. ALD11 genomic region, the following are encoded:
- the gltB gene encoding glutamate synthase large subunit: protein MEKQGLYLPEFEHENCGAGFICNLNGEKTNQIIHDALEILVKLEHRGGVSSDGKTGDGAGLLIDIPHAYFKRVCNFSIPEQREYAVGMVFLPKNTNQYNFCKTTFEENIKAQGLAVLGWREVPVDATQLGPIALASEPNIEQIFVGKNEKLDEATFKAKLYAARKIAEHTIRNSKISECNYFYIPSLSITTIIYKGIIMPEDIGPYYRDLQEVDLVTRLALVHQRFSTNTMPTWELAQPFRHMCQNGEINTLRGNVSRMRVREEIMKSDVFGLQMEKLFPIILPGKSDSASMDMVVELLTHTGRSLPEIMMMMIPEAWEKHKTMSKERKAFYEYNGCIMEPWDGPASVPFTDGDYIGALLDRNGLRPSRYTITKSGKLIMSSEIGVFEVAPEDVKEHGRLEPGKMFLVDMNEGRIIQDEEIKSKIVSERPYQEWLDNTHLDLKDVPYTIETCPIETIDIKTRQRLFNYTFEDIQEVITPMAQVGKEALGSMGIDTPLAVLSDRPQLISNYFKQLFAQVTNPPLDGIREEIVTDISLNLGKDRNIFSITERQCRKLRIQNPVISNADLEKIRNIDIESFKTKTIEILYPKAQGLNGLEDALDAIIIQVEKAIEDKNNIIILSDRGVNQEFAPIPALLACSFVNHQLNRLRKRSYFDIIIESAEPREPHHFATLFGYGASAVNPYMVNEIIRTQVKEGFITGMDEQGAVDNFNKAIGKGILKVMNKIGISTLHSYRGSQIFEIVGFSSQFVEKYFPYTASRIEGIGLYEIEKEIDQRYKQAYPDNQIDKNLGLNVGGDYRWRRNGERHLFNPTTVSKLQQAVRLSDQGSYDVYAKAINEQAESLMTIRGLFEFDNLDPIPLEEVEPWTDIVKRFKTGAMSYGSISREAHENLAIAMNRIGGKSNSGEGGEDRNRFQKDINGDSRNSAIKQVASGRFGVTSHYLTNAKEIQIKMAQGAKPGEGGQLPGEKVYPWIAAVRNSTPFVGLISPPPHHDIYSIEDLAQLIYDLKNANREARINVKLVSEVGVGTIAAGVAKAKADVVLISGYDGGTGASPLTSLKHAGLPWELGLAEAQQTLVMNSLRSRIVVECDGQLKTGRDVAIAALLGAEEFGFATAPLVASGCIMMRKCHLNTCPVGIATQDKELRKNFKGTPEHVINFFFYIAEELRAIMAELGFRTLDEMVGQTHKINANKAIKHYKAKGLDLSSILHRPTGYKSMTVKNTEPQDHNLEGVLDFTILKDSHRALYRKEKMTLDYPIKNTNRTVGAIVSNEISKIYGHLGLPEDTLNINFTGSAGQSFGAFGAHGLTFILDGNTNDYLGKGLSGAKLIIKKPAKADFLAENNTIVGNVCLFGAVAGQAYINGIAGERFAVRNSGATAVVEGVGDHCCEYMTGGKVVVLGKTGRNFAAGMSGGIAYVYDPENRFVNGLCNTETIEFETISEEVAADLKATIEKHVLYTDSKRGTDLLADWDTSLKNFVKVMPTEYKKALKRLETEEPMFEELTKA from the coding sequence TTCTGAACCAAATATAGAACAAATTTTTGTTGGTAAAAATGAAAAATTAGATGAAGCTACCTTTAAAGCAAAACTATATGCTGCAAGAAAAATAGCAGAACATACTATTAGAAATTCTAAAATTTCTGAATGTAATTATTTTTACATTCCGAGTTTATCTATAACCACTATTATTTATAAAGGTATTATTATGCCAGAAGATATTGGACCTTATTATAGAGATTTACAAGAAGTAGACTTAGTAACCCGTTTGGCGTTGGTTCATCAACGTTTTTCTACGAATACAATGCCAACTTGGGAATTAGCACAACCATTTAGACACATGTGTCAGAATGGTGAAATTAACACACTTCGTGGAAATGTGAGTAGAATGCGTGTGCGAGAAGAAATCATGAAAAGTGATGTTTTCGGTCTTCAAATGGAAAAACTATTTCCAATTATTTTACCAGGAAAATCAGATTCTGCTTCTATGGATATGGTTGTTGAGTTGTTAACGCACACCGGTCGTTCATTACCCGAAATTATGATGATGATGATTCCTGAAGCTTGGGAAAAACACAAAACCATGTCTAAAGAGCGCAAAGCTTTTTATGAATACAATGGTTGTATTATGGAACCTTGGGATGGACCCGCTTCTGTACCTTTTACAGACGGAGATTACATCGGTGCTTTACTAGATAGAAACGGCTTAAGACCTTCTAGGTATACAATTACCAAAAGCGGAAAGTTAATTATGTCATCAGAAATTGGTGTCTTTGAAGTTGCGCCAGAAGATGTAAAAGAACATGGTAGATTAGAACCAGGAAAAATGTTCTTGGTAGACATGAATGAAGGAAGAATTATTCAGGATGAAGAAATAAAAAGTAAAATTGTTTCCGAAAGACCCTACCAAGAATGGTTAGACAATACACATCTAGATTTAAAAGATGTTCCTTATACAATTGAAACTTGCCCAATTGAAACCATAGATATAAAAACACGTCAGCGTTTATTTAATTATACTTTTGAAGATATTCAAGAAGTAATTACGCCAATGGCGCAGGTTGGTAAAGAAGCTTTAGGTTCTATGGGAATAGATACTCCTTTAGCTGTTTTATCAGACAGACCACAATTAATTTCAAACTATTTTAAACAGTTATTTGCTCAAGTTACGAATCCGCCTTTAGACGGAATTCGTGAAGAAATTGTAACGGACATCAGTTTAAACTTAGGAAAAGATAGAAATATTTTCAGCATTACAGAAAGACAATGTAGAAAATTAAGAATTCAGAATCCTGTTATTTCTAATGCAGATTTAGAAAAAATTAGAAATATTGATATTGAAAGTTTCAAAACAAAAACGATAGAAATTTTGTATCCAAAGGCACAAGGACTAAATGGACTTGAAGATGCTTTAGACGCCATTATAATTCAAGTTGAAAAAGCTATTGAAGATAAAAATAATATTATCATTCTTTCAGACAGAGGTGTAAATCAAGAATTTGCTCCTATTCCTGCTTTGTTAGCCTGTTCTTTTGTAAATCATCAATTAAATCGTTTACGTAAACGTTCTTATTTCGATATTATTATTGAATCTGCAGAACCACGTGAACCGCATCATTTTGCTACTTTATTTGGGTATGGCGCAAGTGCTGTAAACCCATATATGGTCAATGAAATCATCAGAACGCAAGTGAAGGAAGGTTTTATTACAGGTATGGATGAGCAAGGTGCTGTTGATAACTTCAATAAAGCTATTGGAAAAGGGATTTTAAAAGTAATGAACAAAATAGGAATCTCTACATTACACTCTTATAGAGGTTCTCAAATTTTCGAAATTGTAGGATTTAGTTCACAATTTGTAGAAAAATACTTTCCATATACTGCTTCTAGAATTGAAGGGATTGGTTTGTACGAAATTGAAAAAGAAATAGACCAACGCTATAAACAAGCATATCCAGACAATCAAATTGATAAAAATTTAGGGCTGAATGTTGGTGGAGATTATAGATGGAGAAGAAATGGTGAACGTCATTTATTCAACCCAACTACGGTTTCTAAATTGCAACAAGCGGTACGATTATCAGATCAAGGAAGTTATGATGTCTATGCAAAAGCAATAAACGAACAGGCAGAAAGTTTAATGACCATTCGAGGTTTGTTCGAATTTGACAACCTAGATCCTATTCCTTTAGAGGAAGTAGAACCTTGGACAGATATTGTAAAACGTTTTAAAACGGGTGCCATGTCTTACGGATCTATTTCTAGAGAAGCACATGAAAATTTAGCAATTGCCATGAACAGAATTGGTGGTAAATCGAATTCTGGTGAAGGTGGTGAAGACAGAAATCGTTTTCAAAAAGATATAAATGGTGATAGTAGAAACTCTGCGATTAAGCAAGTAGCATCTGGTCGTTTCGGGGTAACTTCTCATTATTTAACAAATGCGAAAGAGATTCAAATTAAAATGGCGCAAGGAGCGAAACCTGGTGAAGGCGGTCAATTACCCGGTGAAAAAGTATATCCTTGGATTGCTGCCGTTAGAAATTCAACTCCTTTTGTAGGATTGATTTCTCCTCCTCCACATCACGATATTTATTCCATTGAAGATTTAGCACAGTTAATTTACGATTTAAAGAATGCAAATCGTGAGGCTAGAATCAATGTAAAATTAGTTTCAGAAGTTGGTGTAGGTACCATTGCTGCTGGTGTTGCAAAAGCAAAAGCAGATGTTGTTTTAATATCGGGTTATGATGGTGGTACAGGAGCTTCTCCTTTAACCTCATTAAAACACGCAGGTTTACCTTGGGAACTTGGTTTAGCCGAAGCCCAACAAACTTTGGTAATGAATAGTTTACGAAGTAGAATTGTTGTGGAGTGTGACGGACAATTAAAAACAGGGCGTGATGTTGCCATTGCTGCACTATTAGGTGCTGAAGAATTCGGTTTTGCAACAGCTCCTTTGGTTGCTTCTGGTTGTATTATGATGCGTAAATGTCATCTAAATACCTGTCCGGTTGGTATTGCAACACAAGATAAAGAGTTACGTAAAAACTTTAAAGGAACACCAGAACACGTAATTAATTTCTTCTTTTACATTGCAGAAGAATTAAGAGCAATAATGGCAGAACTTGGTTTCAGAACCTTAGATGAAATGGTGGGGCAAACTCATAAAATCAACGCAAATAAAGCGATTAAACATTATAAAGCAAAAGGGTTAGATTTATCTAGTATTTTACACAGACCAACTGGGTATAAAAGTATGACTGTTAAAAACACAGAGCCTCAAGATCATAATTTAGAAGGTGTTTTAGACTTTACTATATTAAAAGACTCGCATAGAGCTTTGTATAGAAAAGAAAAAATGACCTTAGATTATCCAATTAAAAATACAAACAGAACTGTTGGAGCGATTGTTAGTAATGAAATCTCTAAAATTTATGGTCATTTAGGTTTGCCTGAAGATACGTTGAATATCAACTTTACAGGTTCTGCAGGACAAAGCTTTGGCGCATTTGGTGCACACGGATTAACCTTTATTCTAGATGGAAACACAAACGATTATTTGGGTAAAGGTTTATCCGGAGCAAAATTAATTATTAAGAAGCCAGCAAAAGCAGACTTTTTAGCAGAAAACAATACCATAGTTGGTAATGTTTGTTTGTTCGGTGCAGTCGCTGGACAAGCATACATCAACGGAATTGCAGGAGAACGTTTTGCCGTTCGTAATTCGGGTGCAACTGCGGTTGTAGAAGGTGTTGGAGATCATTGTTGTGAATACATGACAGGTGGTAAAGTAGTTGTATTGGGTAAAACAGGAAGAAATTTTGCTGCTGGTATGAGTGGTGGAATTGCGTATGTATACGATCCTGAAAATAGATTTGTAAACGGACTTTGCAACACAGAAACTATCGAATTTGAAACCATTTCAGAAGAAGTTGCGGCAGACTTAAAAGCAACTATAGAAAAACACGTTTTATATACAGATAGTAAAAGAGGTACTGACTTGTTAGCTGATTGGGACACAAGTTTAAAAAACTTTGTAAAAGTGATGCCAACGGAATACAAAAAAGCCTTAAAACGTTTAGAAACAGAAGAACCA